GTTTTCCAACTTGCTCGGTTCACAAGTCGTGGATATCAGCATAAGAGCATCCACTCAAAGCCGATCTTTGCTCAAGATTTCTTCCATCCTCGCCACCGCCAGGTCGGTGTTCGCCTTCATCAGAGGCCACCTGAACTCTTCCGGTTCTAACTCAATCAAAAGGTCCAGTATTTTTCCAATGGCTTTGTTGCTCGGAGCAGGGTGGCCATGACAGGCACACGGTGGCAGCGATGGACGTAGATGAGGCGAAAAGGGATTTTAGGGTTTGGAGCAGCGGGTTGTGAAATGCGGGGTCGTTCGAGGCTCTAACGAATAGATGGTTAGATTGTTGCAATTTAAGTTTAGGAATAGAGACCATCGGGATAGAGGGAGACGCGAGTGTTAACATGATCGTCGTTGGAGGAGAAGGGGAAGCATGATCTAAGCTAGACCATAGGTGTTCTCACCTATTTCTATCCTTACAAATGATATGAATATATTCACATTTGATTTGCTTATAACCTACAATTTTCTCTACCAATTGgcatttaaaattttctcttgttttgttaaaagaataagTATCATTCTGTTCTTATTGGATTGACTTGTCCATTATCTATTAACTCTAATATTATACGACCCAATTCAAATACAACGTTATAATATAACACATGTTAAACCTAAAAGGTGagataaattacatttttacacttaaatacttttaaattaagtcttctttctttctttgaggCACCTCCTAACAACCGGATCATaatgaaaaaaacatattttatgaaataaaaacttGATTATTGATTGAAAGGTctattgtattatatatatatatatatatatatatatatatatatatatatatatatatactatttttttatcatatgtcAATGTCACTATAGAAATTATTCAAATCAtatcttattaataaaaaaatggcaaatgaaaaatcattttcttcttcattttcaattttcgtGAGGATGAAAGTACTAGAGAAAAATCATGAGAACCAAAAATATCAAATCTAGGAAACAATCAAAATATtgagattcataaagaagggtCCAAAACTCTACCAAACAACTCCAATTTCATGTGTACAATCCATAAGTCCATCAAAACATTAGCTTGATATGGTCTAAACTAACACGACAATCGTGTAATCTTTAAGttgttaaaattattgaaaCCTAACCAACCTTAAACTAAGGTAAACATTCTTTATTAAGGTCTTTTAGCTTAGCTAATGAATCTCTCGTGAACACATGTCATGAGTAAAGACCAGTCATATTTAAAAGGTAACGTCCCCTCATAAGATTCTATGCATTTTATCCACAACATTAATGTATTTTTAGTAAGTCACTTAAGTAGCTTATAAGTTATTTTGACCATAATCAACttgattttaaactttcaaCTTATAGTTTATACTTTCTTTTATTCCTATTTAGAAgactcaaattaaaaattgtttgttcatttttataaaataaatccaCAATTTCTATtgcactaatttatttttaggctAAATTCTCTTTATTAATTGTAttgtaataaaattttcaaaaaaaatgtattagaaaattataccataaaaaaaatgtattgaaaaattagaagagatacaaatttaaatttcaaacatatttattattatcaactaaattaatcaccttttataattttaataattttaatgaattaggTAATTGTTAGCACAGAATTCTGGCTGCAGAGAACGGTGTAGGCCCCTTTACACAATAATCCTAATAGATGTAGGGTGTGTTGTACTCATTTACCAATCTACAGATTGAAAATCTATTGAACAGCCGAAAACAAACACTAGTTGACTTCATATCGTCGCAACACAACTAAACTTGATAATGCAATTGTCGAAATTCACAATAGTATTGCCCACTCGTCACATTTAGTATTACGTAATTTCTCAACCTTTTCTCTAttgaacttttttaaaaaaaataatcatacatACCAAAACTCATGAGATTAATGAGACAACTACACGCTACAGAAGTGCTGAAATATTTTCTTAGTAGAGTCCCCGGTCTACAAAATATACTTCAATTTCCTGAATGATTTTTTCTGAAATATACTTCAATCCATAAACTTGTCCTAGTGGTATTCTTCCGACacccaacaaattttttttacatccaacatatttaaaaaaaattataattttatccttttttccttcttcattcctatACAAGTTTCCTCTCCTCCTCCACTGTGAATAGACTGCCTCatcactgataaaaaaaaatttaccttcATTTACTCCATACAAATTGATGATTCATACGGATTGTTAATCCATATACATGAAatacacaaaagaaaaaatatagacaACAGAACTCACGATGACAATAGCAAAACGAAGGCAGACACCAACAACGAGCACATAGATTAATGAAGACAACCACGAATTGACAAGATGAGAGAATTTGGGGAGAGATGAAAAACACATGAATGAATGATGTATACAAACAGATTCTCAATTTGCATTTCACATTTAAGCATGTCAATGAAAGTGgggcaaaatttatttttcactcaATGATGGATGTAGAAGAAATGATGTCGGGTGCAGAAAGAAAATCCCCTTGTCCTAAGGAATGAGCAATTCAACACCTCCCACCCCCtcccacccaaaaaaaaaaattaatgcaatcAATTTCAGTCATTTAgcactgaaaataaaataatggaagCGCTAGATGTACAAGACTATTTGATAGAAGCCTCCACACTGTCCGAAATAAGCCCAAACGAGGGTATAATCAGAAAGGgggcataaaaaatataacaatggaAGGCCATTAAACGCCTCAATGCTACATTTGAAACAACCGTCTGGCATGTGGTGTATGCTAATTTTCTCACATGATCTGGAAGTCCGtcaaaatgattaattattcAGGGCACGACACGCAAAACTCGTTCTCTAGAAGGACTTTCGGGAAGGTTAAGATTTGGGACACAATAGAAGGACTTTCAGGAAGGTTGAGATTTGCAACACAATAGAAGCAATGAAGCATATGTATTCATACAAGCTAAAATTAGACATTGTCCGTTTCAGAATGTCCCTCGAGCAGCTTACTTACATCAAATCGCAACATATCTACATATTCCTGCACAGCCAAGAATGTCAATTTTTTATGAGACTGAGCACAAATCATCATGAAAAAAGCTTAGTGGGTTGCATTTAAAGGCAGTGCAACAAACAACTTTCAGCTCGCAAAGgacaaatatcattaaaacGACTTACCCTGGCAAGACTCTCATTGCTGCACAACTCATCCAGAAGATCATTAGAAGTGCTTCCACTGCCAGATAGCTGGACAGCAATTTCAGCTACAGCACGGAAAATATCAGTAGAAGGACCCAGGTGCTCAATCCTCTCAGCCAGTGGTTGAAGGTAAAGCTGGAGAAGACAAGGAAAAAGTCACATTAGGACTACTGTTCTAGCATTTCagcttagaaaataaaatattaatattgctGAGGTATTCCCCCAAAAAAAGACAACACAAGTGTTTATTCTAAGAAGCGATCTATGTTCACTTACAAAAACTTAGCTAGATCttactaatgtttttcataGTCCAAAATATGTTGAACATCCTACAGCCATTTTCCCAAAATTCAATGCAAGGCAAGAGGTGTCAGATACACAAAGATGATGGTTATGATACAATAGTACACAAATGGCTTGCAAAAGTAATACAATACTCATACAAATACTTGCCATGTCATGCATGAAACATTAAAGGTCAAAATGGGCAAGCCAGGCTATGCCTAACTCATGAACCAAGCAAAATTTTTCATTGCACATTGCCTTCCCCGTGTACATCTAAACTTGAGTTAATTCTCCAAACAAAACTTAAAGTTAATGCTTTAATTGATAAGTCCTGAGTCTCAACTTTTCCTACATCAACATTTCAAAATCCTAGATATAATAGAATACTCAGAAACAAATGAATTGTTATCTTCATTTAATGATAATTTCCATTTTCAAATTTAGGAAGTATCATAATCAATCACAAATGATACACCAGTTGTTGCTGAAAAGGATATACATGCTAATAACTTTTGAAGGATCCTAACCAAtcccaaaagtttttttttgtagggGGATGTTCAGTCCatttaactttaataataaagaaaattaatctaaaaagaAACATTAAAAGGGGTTGATTTACAGGCCACACAGACTTGCTAGCCGTGTCAAAGGTCTGTAAGTTTATGGCCCTAACTCTCATAGGTAATTGAGTCACCCAGGCTGGCCCAGCTGCCAAAGCCATTTTAACAGTTCCATCTTTCAACAGAAATAGCACAGGACACCTTGCATTCAAGGCTGAGACTAGGGTGCGTAAGTAAACTTCTTACGCACCGTGCGAAAGGATCAATATATATCGTTAGATTAAATGGACAgcgtagatttttttttcctttttgcattttttcttttcttcttttctgtcTTTCCAGATTTGTCCCTAATCTTTCTCTCACATTCCAATTCAAACAACATCCCTCAATACAGCGGAGACAGCGAGGAAGCCGCCGCCGTAGGTCCGGTGGTTTCTGCCAGCGAGGCGACAAATCACTCTCGGCCTCTCGGAAGCCCAGCGGCGGGGGCGGCACCTCCATCATCTCCGTTCTCACTCTCGATCCTTCCACGCTTACCGTCACAAACTCGTACGACGTCGCGACGGACTTCAAAAAGGAGAGGAGAAGAACGGCAGAGAAggggaagagagaagagaaagggTAAATTtggaaaagtaagaaaaagaaaaaaaatagaaagaaaacagaaaaaaaaattggatcgttgatttaaaattaatcaaatctaACGGTTAAAAAATGACCATAATAACTTTTGCACGGTGCATAAGAAGTTTACTTACGCACCCTAGTCTCAGCCTTCATTCAAACAGAAACAGAACTAGAAAAAATTGTTAGGGGGAAGGGGggcaatttcttttttaatatgtatgttaagtttatttatcttttttttttgggggggggggctGCCCCTGTAGGCTTACCATAAGACTAACATAAAAAGGCTATGTTAAAAAGGACTTGCATCTAGTGCCAAAAGAAAAGTTATGGTTCTTAAAAGTTCACAGAAATTACCAAACATGGAAGTGCAGCAATACAGCCAATGACTTTCTTATAACAAATGGATACAAACCTGTAAACTTTGATTATCAGAATATTCATCTCTGTCAACTGTTCCATCTCGGTAGGGTGCATGGGGTTCAGCTTCTTCAGCAGAGAATAGTGAGGAAGGATTTCCCCCACCAAGGGCTCGAGATACAATGGGCATCATCTGTTGAAACATCCTTGAAATGTCAATACCACCACCCTGCCCTCTTTCCGTTCCAGCAAACATATTCCCCACATCCTGACTGCCAACCTGTTGGACAATTTGATTAACCGTGTTCATCATCTGCGGGCTCTGGGTGAACTGATGCAACATATTCCTCAGGCCATCAGGTGAGTCAACTCCAGTTTGCTGTGAAACTCCTTCCAACAAACCATTCAAGGCAGGACTATGTAAAGCCTGAGACATTAAACCAGCCACATCAATTGGACGATCACTGGAGGGCAAGGGCCGCTGGGATGGCCCATTAGCATTTCTTGAATTCAAACCGGATCCATGACTTGCAAGAGTTTGCAATATATGTTGACCATCTGTTCTGGTTTGCTGATTTTGATTGACAGAAGAACTGGATGATCCATCATCAGCACCTTTACTTACAGGAGGTTGAAGTCTAGTTCGCCTCTGTTTTGGCATGCAAATTTATCAAGGATAAGTCAAGAATATAGTTATgcaatgtgataaaaaaaaaatgaagatcaGAGATATAGAATTCCTAATTCCTAATCATGACAATCAAGGGTCTGTGCTAATGCACAAATGTGTTAATGTTCACAATGCATTGCTGACAATGGattaaaatactattttgtCCCCAGAAAGATTTAGGGTCACTCACACTAGtcattaaaagatgaaaatcaactTTTCATCCATTTAAGTTGAAAAGGTTGGCAAATTTAGTCCTTTTTCACATCAATTTAATCCCTAAAAAGGATTAAATTGatcaacattttcatttttcagggaCTAATGTAACTATCCTCAAATCTTTCAGGGACTAAACTGGTATAGGCGCTAATAATGTACCAATTTAAGTAGCACGACAGTTCAAAATTTCATtacttttgctttttctttACAATATGTTGCTGCCTCCAAATGGCTTGTTTTTCACCATCGAAATACATGGTCATAACTTCATATATTACAATTTACAGGTAAATCATTATTGCCATTCAACAGCCCTgggtgtaaaatatttaaaatacaatcAAATGTTTCCAGGCAAGCCCCACACAAATAGTGAAGTGGGGGATACTTTCACTCCCATCATGCGGATGATGCCAGGACAGATGCTTTATCTTCATAGGGTGGACAGCACAATAAACACGTCCCTATCATGGCAAACTGTTGGCTTGAGAGAATTTTTTTGTTCACttttaaatacaaaaatgtcacattgtttttactttgtttcctgttttcaaaaatttatataacagtgaaaacaataaatttgcTTTCATTGTTTCCTAATCCAAATCTTTGACAACAAAACAAGAACAAGGCGACATTTTTGTAAtcagaaatgaaaacaaaaatgaaaatggataACATTTTCTCAAACAAAATGGCCCCTAAAATTTctgttaatttatatataacatcCCCACACATTAAATTTAATACAGCCCTgcatttgtttcaaaattagCTTGTCAAATGAATGTTTTAAAATTGCTGCAAATTAACATCCAATTATGAAagcataatgaaaaaaattcagttTTAAGCAGCAGCATGGCTAGGCTACATCAACCTGTTAATGCCTGCCCGAGGAATGGGAATATGGGATGCATAGCAAAAAGTCAAAGGGACACATCAAACTATATATACCAACATCTAAGGAGGCATATGATCAACCAGTGTCATAAAACAACCAAATTCTAAATCTAAATGATTTCAGTTTCTAAcaaatacataatatatatatttctgccgTTGCCAAGACACAAGCCTACATGACACAATATCCAAATCCTAAGCCCTATAAGCTACTTGTgctaattttaaaaagattttcaaATTGATTACTTCGGAATATAACGTCATGATATAGATAAAATATAGAGGGATGGTATTGCAGCAAAATCATAATAGAATATAACTTCAAAAGGcaaatatgaattttaagagaataaaaagaCTCATCCAGCAgccttttaaatgaaaataacattCCAAGTTCCAACATTATAGCAAACAAATCTATTTGCATTGCATGACACATCAATTGGAAAATTCAGGCTTctaattcacaaaataataacCGTAAACTTACCTTGCGCTCTAAACCACCCACACCCAATCCTAGTGGAGCAGCTTTGGCAGGTTCAGTTACATTTTGTCTTTCACTTACAGCCAGAACATCTTGTTCTATTTCTGGTTTTACTATTGTTTCTCCACTAGAACAACTTTGTAAATCTTGGTTGGAAGAACTTGAAACAAATTTGTCAACCAAAACATTACTTGAGGTTTGGACTGCCTCGGTttggacctagcagtgattgagAGGTAGATATTAGTCAATTAAAAACTATGATGTACAAGACAGATGAATCACCAAGTATGTGCAAAAGCATTACCTTCTGTACTTCACTTTCAGAAGTGCAGCCAACTGAGGAAGCACTGATAGCCCCAAAACCATTCACGTCCACGGTATCTTGCTGTTTGTTTACTGTAGGAGGTCTTGATTCAGATCCAGAAGACAAGTCCCTGCTGTTTGATTCCATTTGACCTGAATGGATACAGAAAAAAAgtgttttgaaattaaatgctAATGTATCAAGACTACATACAATGAAACAATAATTGGTAATTACCTGATGGAACTGTGTTATCTCCTTGCATATTACCAACAACGTTTCTAAGGCGAGAATTGATTTCAGCTAAAACAGATGACAATGAAGCTGAATCAGAAGGTGGCTGTGAGGTAGAAATACCAAACCCAGTTTGTGTGCTACTAGAGACTCCAACACCAGGAGGGTGTGATGGGATAGTTGCTGCTATGACATTTCTAACAGGTAATACCCGTGTTGAACCTGAATCACCAGAGCCAGGCTCATTATGGTGTTCACTTCTTGTCCCCTCGCCATTATTTTCCCTAGAACCAATGGCTGAAACAATTGGTGCAAGAGAGGTACCTGGTATGAAGCAAATTTAATAGAAGTTGAATATTTCATAGGTGGGTTGAAGTACAATTAGTTTTGTTTACCAGCATGTATATGAATGTTTACGTTCCTAGGAGCATTTCCAATTCCAATGGTGCCTAAAGTTGCAGGAGTTGAGGGGGGAACTGGACCACCAAAGAGGGAGCTTGTCTGAAGTGGAAAAGGCTGAAAATAGCACAACTTCATCAGAACCAGAAATAGTAAATGTAAACTATCAAACAATCCACATAGATAGGAATGTGATCATCATATATATGTTACAGTGTCATCCAATCATGGATTGTCGTGTATGATAAGATTATTGActtctataataattaatttaacagcATATCTAGGGTGATTTTAAATTGGTTGAAAGCATATCTTAtattaaacttattatatatgagTCCAacataaaatttacttttcaatATGAAGAGTTGAAAGAAGTTATCAATTTCTTTCAATCTTCAACCCTTTATCAACAATCTATTTATCAGTAAACCATGCTAATCATGTATAATTTACAGTTTCCAGTTCTGAAATATCAACAATGTATAGTTTATTGAATGTCAATCAGCTTGATTGAAAGTTTGAAAGATCATCCAATGCTTAAATGATTAAACTTGGCATGTGGCATCACCATTAATGAAATCAGAATAGATCAAAATGGCTGACAAACCTGCACCATTATTGGATTTGGCCCTGATGGAGAGATGTAAACTGCTGGTCCAGCGTTAACAACAGATTCTGCCTGAAATTTGAAAGTGAACATGAATGATATGTTGACACAATAAAGTAATCCAAATCACCAAAGAAACGAATGAAACATACAGAAGACTGTCCCATACGCAGTGTCAACATTGTTCGGCCAAGTTCAAGTAGAAGTGCACCCAAATGCTGCATAGCAAGTCCTATTTGCACTGATTCTGATTGTATTTGACCCCTTATGTGCAGATCAGCAGAAGTACCTTCTCTTTCCAAGCGCCCTGCAATATGCTAGAGTCGCAAATTACAAGTAAAACGTAATCAGATAAGATAAAGGAAGAAGATAGTAAGGCTAGTTCATTCTAACAAATCCTACAATGAAATATGCACTTCATCATCATAACATTTTTAGGTTAAATAGAAGTAAGATTAATGTATCGTTACATCTGCTTATATGGCTACAATCAAGGATGGACACTAAGATATCAGAAGACTTGAGGTTTTATAACAAGAGAGTTTGCAATGAATACATCTCTCAAATActaagtgcatgtttggattacCGTTGTAAAGTGCAAACAAAAGCATGTTCCGACTATAAGATACAAAGGATATCCATCTCCAAATTTCAGCACCCTCCAATGGAAAACAACGGTAATCCAAACATAGCTTAGTTGTCTTCATATCCAATCTGAAATGGATTTGACCAGGTATCCAAGATATATTAAGAAGGTTTAAATGACACTGCATAATATGTGTTTGGGTGTCCCAAAATTGATCAAATGACGCAATGGATAAAATTGCATGTCTTTTCACAGTCCAACAAGACCAAGCTCTGCTAAGATTGGTAAACATCCCAACATCAAAGTAAAGGTTTAGTTAGATTCAATAAGTTTATTGCAGATAAAGGCCCTAGACTAGGGAAAGTCCTCAATTATTTTCAGtccacataaattaaaaaatttgaccaTCAGCCTCTCAAATGAGCATACCCAAAATGCCAGTCATTTTAATGACATTTAAGTTCCTCCAAACACAAATATATAGCACATTCATGCTTTTAAGGTACTACTGATTAAAAGAgtgatgaaattttattttgcccaaaatttaaaattatttaggatTATCCTATGCAACTTCAATCCATTGCCCTATCATCTTGAAAGAAACTACTCAGACCATTGCCCTATCATGTTGCAGTCCAAAATTACTGATTGGGGTCCAAAGCCTTTTCGAGTTTTCAATGCTTGGTTGCATAATAAAGATTTTAATAAGGTGGTGAAGGATTTTTGGTCTGCAAACCAGCCTATGGGTTGGGGGGGTTTtgctttgaaatgtaaattgcAGAAACTCAAACATAGGCTTAAAGTTTGGAGCAAGGACCAGTGTGGGGATCAGAGTAGTAAGGTGAAACTTATTCAGcacaagctgaatgttttggaGAACTCCTTCATAGCTCAACCTACTGAGCAGCAGGTTCAAGAGCTGAAGAAACTTCAATCTGATCTTTGGGAGCAATCTTTTATTCAAGAATCTATGCTGCGTCAGAAATCCAGGTGTAAATGGCTTAAACAGGGAGACAGTAATTCCGCTTATTTCCACAAAATCATCAACTCAAGCAGAAGAAGGAATACTCTAAGGGGGATGCATATCAATGGAGGCTGGGTTGATAAACCCACAGTTATTAAGGAAGCAGTTCTCAAGCATTTTAAAGACAGATTTGCAGAACCTTGTGTGTCTAGACCCAACTTAGATGGAGTTCTGTTCAGAGTCCTGTCTCCTTCTCAAAGTGAGATGCTGGTGGAAGCTTTTAAGGAGGAGGAGATAACTAATGCAGTGTGGGCTTGTGGAGGTGATAAAAGCCCAGGGCCTGACGGGCTTAACTTCTGCTTTATCAAGCATTTCTGGAAGATTCTGAAACCTGAATTCCTCAGGTTCTTCTCAGAGTTTCATGTCAACGCAGTCATCCCCAAGGGCCTTAATTCATCTTTTATTGCTCTCATCCCCAAAATCAAAGATCCCCAACTCCTTACTGACTTTAGACCTATATCCTTAATAGGATGTGTCTACAAAATTATTGCTAAAGTCCTAGCTAATAGGGTCAGCAAGGTCATGTATCATCTTATAGATGAAAGGCAATCAGCCTTTGTTAAGGGCAGACAGCTGCTTCATGCAGTTTTAATTGCTAATGAGGTTGTGGAGGAGGCTAGGAGATGCAAGAGACCTTGTTTGTTGTTTAAAGCTGATTTCGAAAAGGCATACGATTCCGTGTCTTGGCAATTCCTCTTTTATTTGATGAGAAGAATGGGTTTTCAAGATAGGTGGATAGGATGGATTAAAGAATGTTTGTCATCAACTTCTATATCCATTCTAGTGAATGGCAGTCCCACACCTGAATTCAAACCCCAAAGAGGGCTGCGACAAGGGGACCCCTTGgctccttttttatttaatctagtAGCTGAAGGGCTGTCAGGAATGATGAGAGAAGCTATTTCTAAAAACCTTTATCACAGTTTTCTTGTAGGGAAGAATAAGGTCCCAGTAAATATGCTCCAATTTGCTGATGACACTATATTCTTTGGGGAACCTTCTATGGAAAATGTCTCTGTTTTAAAAGCTATGCTCAGAGGTTACGAGTTGGTATCTGGCCTTAGAATTAACTTTGCCAAGAGTCACTTTGGAGTAATTGGCCAATCTCAGCAGTGGTGTCGATCTGCAGCTGAGTTCCTTAATTGTGGATCTCTTCAGCTTCCTTTTACTTATCTAGGGATGCCCATTGGAGCTAATCCGAGAAGGTTAATTATGTGGGAGCCCATTTTTCGAAAATTCGAGGCCAAGCTTAACAAGTGGAATCAGAGGAAAGTCTCTATGGCAGGCagaattactttaattaattctGTTTTGACAGCCTTGCCTTTATTTTATCTGTCTTTCTTCAAAGCTCCTTCAGCAGTGTTAGTGAGGCTGACTTCAATCCAAAGGAATTTTTTGTGGGGAGGAGGTGCTGAAGGGAAAAAGATCGCTTGGATGGCTTGGGATCATATATGTACTCCTAGAAATCAAGGAGGTTTGGGTATCAAAGCTATCAAGGATCTTAATAGAGCCCTTCTTATTAAATGGAAGTGGCTGATGTTCCACCAATCAGACCAATTGTGGTGCAGAATCCTCATCTCAAAATACAAAGGATGGAGAGGGTTGGAAGAGAATTCCCACAGGCAGTCTCATTCCTTTTGGTGGTCGGATTTGAAGGCTGTTTTACTCCATAGCAGCATGGATGGGATTCGTAACCAGATTAAATGGAAGCTCGGCAGTGgcgatcaaattttattttgggaagACTCATGGATGGGTGATGGAAGACCCCTTAGAGACAGATATCCTGATTTGTATCAAATATCTTCTCATAAAGCTGAGATAGTGGGAAACTTGGGGTCCTTTGGAGAAGCAGGGTGGCAGTGGAATTTCTCTTGGAGGAGGAACCTCTTTGATCACGAGGTGGTTAGTGCTTCAGACTTTATAGATCAGGTTTCAGCTTTATCACCTAATGCAGCTATGAAGGATCAGTGGGTTTGGGGTGCTGATCCAAAAGGAATCTTTACTACATCCAGTGCTTACCAATATATTAGAGATGCTCAGTCAACAGCGTATCAGAATCATGCTTTCAGCCAGTTATGGAATATAAAAGCTCCTCCGAAAGCCTTATCCTTTGCTTGGAGACTGCTGTGGGATAGACTACCGACCAAGGAAAATTTATCTAGACGACAAGTCGTGCTGGATAGTGACCAATGCACCTTTTGCCAAAGCCAAGTGGAATCGGCCTCTCATCTTTTCTTCTCTTGCAAAAAGATTATGCCATTGTGGTGGGAATTTATGTCTTGGGTCAAGGAAGCCAGAGTCATGCATTGTAGGCCTCTGGACCACTTCACTCAGCACATCTCTTTGGCCGCTTCGCAAGCTATTAATAGAAAGTGGAAGGTCTGGTGGGTAGCGGCCACAGCCTCTATCTGGAACCACAGGAAcgctatgatttttaaaaatcaacagtTTGATATTTCCAAGTTGGTGGACGATGTAATTTTTCTCGCCTGGTCTTGGTTGAGGGGGTGGGAAAAGGACTTTGCCATTCCGTTTCATCAATGGTCATCATCTATGTCCTTTGCCTTCTCCTAGTGTGGGAAGGTTGGGTGGTTTTTTGTTCGGTCTCTAGTTGGAGAAGTTTGTGTAGACTTTATTTTCTAATCTCAGCCTATGGCTTTTATTTGTATCCTTGTAGTACCCCTGGTACTATCcttatataatatatgatattttggccgttcaaaaaaaaaacttcaatccattcttatttttttaataaatctataATGTATTTATACTTGTAATAAACATCTTATAGTTGCAGATAATAGaaagatatttttatcattaaggtGAACATGAATATTAGTAAATGGGATGTGTTAATTACAGATAGTGCAGCAACAGCTTGACCACCAAGTAACTGTTCTGCACGATGCAAGACAGTGCTTAATGCTTCAAGTGTCGGCAACCCTTGTACATTAGA
The genomic region above belongs to Glycine max cultivar Williams 82 chromosome 14, Glycine_max_v4.0, whole genome shotgun sequence and contains:
- the LOC100811870 gene encoding ubiquitin-like domain-containing protein CIP73 isoform X4 → MAGQSSNEGSSTGNISAECSDSTVQLNIKTLDSRIYSFQVDKNMPVSLFKEKIANEIGVPVNQQRLIFRGKVLKDEHVLSEYHVENGHTLHLVERQPNQSQASGMSSGESTGTSGNRGNGVGSGAPRNRVGQISHSVVLGTFNVGEQGEGIVHDLTRVIGHVLNSIGNSGQSTISGPNATQTSSVQPRNETDGMHAGNQNPAGNQAPSGQTFHGPTFQSVSHVVQIPVAAGTIPIPSLNAPIPDSLNTLSEFMNRMEQILTQNGYQSNLSSANPRDQLVELPSNVQGLPTLEALSTVLHRAEQLLGGQAVAALSHIAGRLEREGTSADLHIRGQIQSESVQIGLAMQHLGALLLELGRTMLTLRMGQSSAESVVNAGPAVYISPSGPNPIMVQPFPLQTSSLFGGPVPPSTPATLGTIGIGNAPRNVNIHIHAAIGSRENNGEGTRSEHHNEPGSGDSGSTRVLPVRNVIAATIPSHPPGVGVSSSTQTGFGISTSQPPSDSASLSSVLAEINSRLRNVVGNMQGDNTVPSGQMESNSRDLSSGSESRPPTVNKQQDTVDVNGFGAISASSVGCTSESEVQKVQTEAVQTSSNVLVDKFVSSSSNQDLQSCSSGETIVKPEIEQDVLAVSERQNVTEPAKAAPLGLGVGGLERKRRTRLQPPVSKGADDGSSSSSVNQNQQTRTDGQHILQTLASHGSGLNSRNANGPSQRPLPSSDRPIDVAGLMSQALHSPALNGLLEGVSQQTGVDSPDGLRNMLHQFTQSPQMMNTVNQIVQQVGSQDVGNMFAGTERGQGGGIDISRMFQQMMPIVSRALGGGNPSSLFSAEEAEPHAPYRDGTVDRDEYSDNQSLQLYLQPLAERIEHLGPSTDIFRAVAEIAVQLSGSGSTSNDLLDELCSNESLAREYVDMLRFDVSKLLEGHSETDNV
- the LOC100811870 gene encoding ubiquitin-like domain-containing protein CIP73 isoform X2; this encodes MAGQSSNEGSSTGNISAECSDSTVQLNIKTLDSRIYSFQVDKNMPVSLFKEKIANEIGVPVNQQRLIFRGKVLKDEHVLSEYHVENGHTLHLVERQPNQSQASGMSSGESTGTSGNRGNGVGSGAPRNRVGQISHSVVLGTFNVGEQGEGIVHDLTRVIGHVLNSIGNSGQSTISGPNATQTSSVQPRNETDGMHAGNQNPAGNQAPSGQTFHGPTFQSVSHVVQIPVAAGTIPIPSLNAPIPDSLNTLSEFMNRMEQILTQNGYQSNLSSANPRDQLVELPSNVQGLPTLEALSTVLHRAEQLLGGQAVAALSHIAGRLEREGTSADLHIRGQIQSESVQIGLAMQHLGALLLELGRTMLTLRMGQSSAESVVNAGPAVYISPSGPNPIMVQPFPLQTSSLFGGPVPPSTPATLGTIGIGNAPRNVNIHIHAGTSLAPIVSAIGSRENNGEGTRSEHHNEPGSGDSGSTRVLPVRNVIAATIPSHPPGVGVSSSTQTGFGISTSQPPSDSASLSSVLAEINSRLRNVVGNMQGDNTVPSGQMESNSRDLSSGSESRPPTVNKQQDTVDVNGFGAISASSVGCTSESEVQKVQTEAVQTSSNVLVDKFVSSSSNQDLQSCSSGETIVKPEIEQDVLAVSERQNVTEPAKAAPLGLGVGGLERKRRTRLQPPVSKGADDGSSSSSVNQNQQTRTDGQHILQTLASHGSGLNSRNANGPSQRPLPSSDRPIDVAGLMSQALHSPALNGLLEGVSQQTGVDSPDGLRNMLHQFTQSPQMMNTVNQIVQQVGSQDVGNMFAGTERGQGGGIDISRMFQQMMPIVSRALGGGNPSSLFSAEEAEPHAPYRDGTVDRDEYSDNQSLQLYLQPLAERIEHLGPSTDIFRAVAEIAVQLSGSGSTSNDLLDELCSNESLAREYVDMLRFDVSKLLEGHSETDNV